The Ipomoea triloba cultivar NCNSP0323 chromosome 4, ASM357664v1 DNA segment TAACCCTTCACTCCTAGAGACCGTAGATCGGAAAGCACCTCTAACCTACCTCATTCATCCAATTGAGAAGGGAAGGGGCCTATGTATTTGCATGACCCCTATAGATTTAACCCTATTTACACCTGGAGCCACTCCGTCTTACTACCATGCCGCAAAATCGGAGCTGGTGAGGAACCTTTATCTTGAAtaaaattgtcacttttagtcccatcattgaaaaatttaagaaaaaaaaataatgaaaaatgacaattttatccTTTAAGAAAGTTAGCGATTATTGAACATTAAGTTGGAGATATTAAATGTGACAAGAATTTAAAATTCGTGGAACAAAAAGTGAAAACGTTTTAACCATCAAATTAAGTATACTAATCGCCATATTTATTAAGAACGAtgttattattgtttaattacCTTCTGGGTGAAACTCCTTGACAGCACAAGATTATCTTTTGAATTAGTGGCAAGCTTAAGCTTCTCGTACTCATCTTCACACGAGGTAACAACCTGCAGGAAACGTACGTTAATATAATCAAAAgactaatttattatttaaggatgattttaattacaatttttaatatttgattagtTACCTTGATGCCTCTTTGGGTTAATACAGAAGCAATGGAGATGGAGACTTTATTGAGGTTGGCTCTAAGGAGAACCTCTGTGGTACCCTTTGGAATAATTGTGTTCATCACTATTGCAGCTGCCAAGCTACTTCCATCCACCaatctcattttcattttcgGGTACTTTTGGACGTAAACCTCTCCGTTCCTATTTAGTTCCTCACTCTGAAACAAACACTTTCATATGGTTCATGGACTAGGGACCAGGAATTAAAACGCCccgaaatataaaatttatacttgtaaggtATAAAATTTCTTAACACAAGATACATGCACAAGGGTCTATAGTTCACTGttaaccctggtccatggtataaggattgatGGTTCATCTGGTCGGGAAATAGTATAATAGTATATACGTACAATTGGTTAAGTGTTAAGTAATTAACTTGCttgcttcaaaaaaaaaaaaaaagtaattaactTGCCTGGTTGAGAAGACCCAAGCTTAAGACCTTGACACCTTTTGCTTCAGCATCTAGTATGGCCTCTTCAATCAAGCCATTGATGGCTCTTGAATGTCGTTTAAGCaggtactaaaaataaacacgTAATTAAGTATACAACTGTCGTGCTACAACGTAACTTCAATTCACTCGAACTTTTaaaaaagacaattaaattagaaaatgtACGTATAGTACCTGGACTTTGCACTTGGGTATAACCCAAGATTGTGACTTGACCTTTCCCAAAATGTTTCTCTCCAAGATGAAAGTTTGATTAGAGATGGAGTTTATGAATGTGGTCATAGGCCACATAAACCAAACGTACCATTTCTGGTTTTGTGGCACGGAGGCCCAAGACGAAAACCCAAGCCTCAAATAGTACACAGATTCTGGGGTGATCAAATGTGTAAGATGCACCACATCTGGGgactcttcttctctcttcagAGACGTTTCGTACAACGTGTCACTCGACTTGTCCACTGTTCCGTAGACGTAGTCGTAGAATGGCATAAACAGTGAATAATTTGTCCGAAATTGAGTGTGGTGTAATGAATGAAACCTGTTCAGTCAAGAACCTCTGATAAAGATAAAGTGATAAGATtcgaatttaaatttaattgcgggaatatatatatatatatatagtggacTTACGAGGGTGTGTACATAAGGTATTTGAGAGGTGGGAAGATTGAGAAGAGCCAGTTGGGGAAGAACTCGAAGTTGCAATGTCCCAAGTTGTCCATAACATCGATGTATGTAACATAGCCAAAAAGGCCAACGTTGGAGGCAGTCCCAGTGGCCATTGTTGTCAGCGGTGGAATCATGAACAGCGCGAAATACGCAAGGATTTCTCCGAAAGGATGAATCACAGCTGCCCATGCCACAAtgtataaataatcaaataaataatttttctttctcttttttatttttaattaagaaaatcaaCACAAGCAAGTCTTGCCTTGTAACTCTAGTCATTAAAAGATTACAAAGTTAAACTAACATGTAAATTAGCACaggttatatatttatatatagctGGTCAATTTAGCAACTTAAATTAAGAAGGTCAATAAGTCACTGTCAACATTATGGTTATCAAATTAAGGTCATCTTAGTTAATAGTTATGCCATCTATTTGGTacgaacattcagtatgtaaattgtgaatattcaatatacaaattataaattgacGGTCCAAATGATATTTACAGGTAATGGGCTCGGTGACGATGGAGGAGTGGTGGTGGGAGTGGTAGCGGGAGTAGAGATAGTGGTGGTGCAACGCCCTGTGAAGCCAATAGTAAAGAAACTCCACCGGCCCGGCGTGAATGGCCACCGTCATCAACACGCCGTCCGCCCGCCACGCCGGCAGCCGGGAAGCCAGGCCGGTGACGTTCAGCACATAAAAGAACAGCCCGCTCAACAATATCTGATCATCcctgaaaacaaaaacaacaacaaataaaaaccAAACACCACAGCACACGCCTTTCAGATCGAGATTAATTAAGGTTTTCCGGCgggcattatatatattaccagTTGCTTTCGCGATCAACCTGCTCAAAGTCGATGGGTTTATCGACGATCCGGGTCTTCCCCTTCGCCGTCCGGTGACGGGAATAGCTGATCCATAGCTGATTGTGCACCATCCGGGAGAGGATGAAAGGGAAAATCAAGAAATTTGTGTAGTCCCTTTCACTTTCCTCGCTCGTAACGAAAGAGTACACACTGTGAACCACCCATGGTGCCAGGACCACATACTTTTACCcataaaaacacacaaaattctcaaaaatattattaggGATCggaacaataataatatatgaatgCATGCATGAAGCATTGAGATTTAaatacattttgtttttccAGTGACCAAGAAAACATGTCTCCAAAGGCATCTGGGTAAACCCACCTTAATCAGCAAAGGATCATAAGATAGTGTGTGCTCTAAGTAAATCCTGACAGCCTTG contains these protein-coding regions:
- the LOC116015011 gene encoding very-long-chain aldehyde decarbonylase CER1-like translates to MATTPGFLTDWPWKPLGSFKYVVLAPWVVHSVYSFVTSEESERDYTNFLIFPFILSRMVHNQLWISYSRHRTAKGKTRIVDKPIDFEQVDRESNWDDQILLSGLFFYVLNVTGLASRLPAWRADGVLMTVAIHAGPVEFLYYWLHRALHHHYLYSRYHSHHHSSIVTEPITSVIHPFGEILAYFALFMIPPLTTMATGTASNVGLFGYVTYIDVMDNLGHCNFEFFPNWLFSIFPPLKYLMYTPSFHSLHHTQFRTNYSLFMPFYDYVYGTVDKSSDTLYETSLKREEESPDVVHLTHLITPESVYYLRLGFSSWASVPQNQKWYVWFMWPMTTFINSISNQTFILERNILGKVKSQSWVIPKCKVQYLLKRHSRAINGLIEEAILDAEAKGVKVLSLGLLNQSEELNRNGEVYVQKYPKMKMRLVDGSSLAAAIVMNTIIPKGTTEVLLRANLNKVSISIASVLTQRGIKVVTSCEDEYEKLKLATNSKDNLVLSRSFTQKIWLVEEGLRKEEQKKATKGTMFIPMSQLPPNKLRRDCFYHPPPAMLAPPSLQNLHSCENWLPRKAMSAARVAGIVHALEGWNVHECGETMFDTDKVWEAAIRHGFRLMMLDIDWQRIKF